One Brachybacterium aquaticum genomic region harbors:
- a CDS encoding alpha-ketoacid dehydrogenase subunit beta produces the protein MSGQKAPITLPIAKAITAGLRDAMTADDKVMLMGEDIGVLGGVFRVTDGLHAEFGSQRVVDTPLAEAGIVGTAIGLALRGYRPVVEIQFDGFVFPAFNQITTQLAKMHNRTSGRVTMPVVVRIPHGGGIGAVEHHSESPEAYFAHTAGLRILAPSTAQDAYWMTRQAIECEDPVIMLEPKRRYWVKGDVDPDHRPALSPWQAQVVRPGTDATVLAWGPSMPVVRESAETAAADGIDLEVIDARSLAPIDYPTIAASVRKTGRLLIVHEAPVVSGLGAEIAARISEDCFYHLEAPVLRVGGYHLPYPPSRMEHAYLPDLDRVLDGVDRLLEH, from the coding sequence ATGAGCGGACAGAAGGCCCCCATCACCCTTCCCATTGCCAAGGCCATCACCGCCGGGCTCCGCGACGCGATGACCGCGGACGACAAGGTCATGCTGATGGGCGAGGACATCGGCGTGCTCGGCGGCGTCTTCCGCGTCACCGACGGGCTCCACGCCGAGTTCGGCTCCCAGCGCGTGGTGGACACGCCGCTGGCCGAGGCCGGCATCGTCGGCACCGCGATCGGCCTGGCCCTGCGCGGCTACCGGCCCGTGGTCGAGATCCAGTTCGACGGCTTCGTCTTCCCCGCCTTCAACCAGATCACCACCCAGCTGGCCAAGATGCACAACCGCACCAGCGGCCGGGTGACCATGCCGGTCGTGGTCCGCATCCCCCACGGCGGCGGGATCGGCGCGGTCGAGCACCACTCCGAGAGCCCCGAGGCGTACTTCGCCCACACCGCGGGCCTGCGGATCCTCGCCCCCTCCACCGCCCAGGACGCCTACTGGATGACCCGCCAGGCCATCGAGTGCGAGGACCCGGTGATCATGCTGGAGCCGAAGCGCCGCTACTGGGTCAAGGGCGACGTCGACCCCGACCACCGCCCCGCGCTCTCGCCCTGGCAGGCGCAGGTGGTGCGCCCCGGCACCGACGCGACGGTGCTCGCGTGGGGGCCGAGCATGCCGGTGGTGCGCGAGAGCGCGGAGACCGCCGCGGCCGACGGGATCGACCTCGAGGTCATCGACGCCCGCTCCCTCGCCCCGATCGACTACCCGACCATCGCCGCCTCGGTGCGCAAGACCGGCCGGCTCCTCATCGTCCACGAGGCCCCCGTGGTCAGCGGCCTCGGCGCTGAGATCGCCGCCCGCATCTCCGAGGACTGCTTCTACCACCTCGAGGCGCCCGTGCTGCGGGTGGGCGGCTACCACCTGCCCTACCCGCCCTCCCGCATGGAGCACGCCTACCTCCCCGACCTCGACCGGGTGCTCGACGGCGTGGATCGCCTGCTCGAGCACTGA
- a CDS encoding thiamine pyrophosphate-dependent dehydrogenase E1 component subunit alpha, with the protein MVQLLDADGTRTPHEQLDAVLDEHGLASPERLRGYYRDMVMIRAADLEATSLQRQGQLGLWASALGQEAAQIGAGHAAREQDYLVPTYREHGVAWARGIEPWRLLEMFRGVSHGGWDPNELRTHPYMIVLGSQAPQAVGYAMGLQRDGLVGTGDLSTDTSVLALFGDGASSEGEVSESLTFAASFQAPIVFYTQNNQWAISVPTEVQTRVPLAQRSRGWGIPSARVDGNDVLAVLGTVRTALDAAREGEGPRFVEAVTYRMAAHTTSDDASRYRPKAEEQEWAEKDPILRLRRHLEQLDQIDEDFVARCDEEAHDLAMQLHHHIHGMEDPDPVHMFDHPYAEPHPIVAREREEYLEYAAQFDDDEEEQA; encoded by the coding sequence ATGGTCCAGCTCCTGGATGCCGACGGCACCCGCACCCCGCACGAGCAGCTCGACGCCGTGCTGGACGAGCACGGCCTGGCGTCCCCGGAGCGCCTGCGCGGCTACTACCGCGACATGGTGATGATCCGCGCCGCGGATCTCGAGGCCACGAGCCTGCAGCGCCAGGGCCAGCTGGGCCTGTGGGCCAGCGCGCTCGGCCAGGAGGCCGCGCAGATCGGCGCCGGCCACGCCGCCCGCGAGCAGGACTACCTCGTGCCCACCTACCGCGAGCACGGCGTGGCCTGGGCGCGCGGCATCGAGCCGTGGCGCCTGCTGGAGATGTTCCGCGGCGTCAGCCACGGCGGCTGGGACCCCAACGAGCTGCGCACCCATCCGTACATGATCGTGCTCGGCTCCCAGGCGCCGCAGGCCGTCGGCTACGCCATGGGCCTGCAGCGCGACGGCCTGGTCGGCACCGGCGACCTCTCCACCGACACCTCGGTGCTGGCCCTGTTCGGCGACGGCGCCTCGAGCGAGGGCGAGGTCTCCGAGTCCCTCACCTTCGCCGCCTCCTTCCAGGCCCCGATCGTCTTCTACACGCAGAACAACCAGTGGGCGATCTCGGTGCCCACCGAGGTCCAGACCCGGGTGCCGCTCGCCCAGCGCTCCCGCGGCTGGGGGATCCCGTCGGCGCGCGTGGACGGCAACGACGTCCTCGCCGTGCTCGGCACCGTCCGCACGGCTCTGGATGCCGCCCGCGAGGGAGAGGGCCCCCGCTTCGTCGAGGCCGTCACCTACCGCATGGCCGCACACACCACGAGCGACGACGCCTCCCGCTACCGCCCGAAGGCCGAGGAGCAGGAGTGGGCGGAGAAGGACCCGATCCTGCGCCTGCGCCGCCACCTCGAGCAGCTGGACCAGATCGACGAGGACTTCGTGGCCCGCTGCGACGAGGAGGCCCACGACCTCGCCATGCAGCTGCACCACCACATCCACGGCATGGAGGACCCCGACCCCGTGCACATGTTCGACCATCCCTACGCCGAGCCCCACCCGATCGTGGCCCGCGAGCGCGAGGAGTACCTCGAGTACGCCGCCCAGTTCGACGACGATGAGGAGGAGCAGGCATGA